In Thunnus thynnus chromosome 13, fThuThy2.1, whole genome shotgun sequence, the following proteins share a genomic window:
- the LOC137195408 gene encoding gap junction delta-2 protein-like: protein MGEWTILERLLEAAVQQHSTMIGRILLTVVVIFRILIVGIVGEKVYEDEQIMFICNTMQPGCNQACYDKAFPISHIRYWVFQIILVCTPSLCFITYSVHQSAKQRDRSYSLLHPYMDHHGHGGHHGRHHDHHARKLHSRNINGILVHPDSSKEDHDCLEVKEIPNGPRGLPQTHKSAKVRRQEGISRFYVIQVVFRNALEIGFLAGQYFLYGFNVPGMFECDRYPCVKEVECYVSRPTEKTVFLVFMFAVSGICVLLNLAELNHLGWRKIKTAIRGVQARRKSICEVRKKDVSHLSQAPNLGRTQSSESAYV from the exons ATGGGAGAATGGACCATCTTGGAGAGGCTGCTCGAGGCGGCTGTCCAGCAGCACTCTACCATGATTGGGAG gatCCTGCTGACAGTGGTGGTGATTTTCCGTATCCTGATAGTAGGCATAGTGGGAGAGAAGGTTTATGAGGATGAGCAAATCATGTTCATCTGTAACACCATGCAGCCTGGCTGCAACCAGGCTTGTTATGACAAGGCCTTCCCAATCTCGCACATCCGCTACTGGGTCTTTCAGATCATCTTGGTGTGCACGCCCAGCCTGTGCTTCATCACGTATTCTGTTCACCAGTCTGCAAAACAACGTGACCGAAGCTACTCCCTCCTGCATCCTTACATGGATCACCACGGTCACGGTGGTCACCACGGTCGCCATCATGACCATCATGCACGCAAGCTTCACTCTCGCAACATCAACGGCATACTGGTGCACCCCGACAGCAGTAAAGAGGACCACGACTGCCTGGAGGTCAAGGAGATCCCCAACGGTCCCCGGGGACTCCCTCAAACACACAAGAGTGCTAAAGTGCGACGGCAGGAAGGCATCTCCCGGTTCTACGTCATCCAGGTTGTGTTCCGCAATGCGCTGGAGATCGGTTTCTTGGCCGGCCAGTACTTCCTGTATGGCTTCAATGTGCCAGGAATGTTTGAGTGTGATCGCTACCCATGTGTGAAGGAGGTGGAGTGTTATGTGTCTCGTCCCACAGAAAAGACCGTGTTTCTGGTCTTTATGTTTGCAGTGAGCGGCATATGTGTGCTGCTCAACCTGGCTGAGCTCAACCACCTTGGCTGGAGGAAGATAAAAACGGCCATCCGAGGGGTGCAGGCCCGAAGAAAGTCCATCTGTGAAGTGCGCAAGAAGGATGTTTCACACCTGTCCCAGGCCCCAAACCTGGGCAGAACCCAGTCTAGCGAGTCAGCCTACGTCTGA